A window of the Brassica napus cultivar Da-Ae chromosome A2, Da-Ae, whole genome shotgun sequence genome harbors these coding sequences:
- the LOC106420332 gene encoding uncharacterized protein LOC106420332, producing the protein MSGVRVSAIGETRVSESGDRDATMMDVGERARPPGDPPDCVPSYASKVAGTSEGGMPVPEKLIDDDFITERLRVEFPNGEDGEPSITIETEVLEAMNGMWKQCMIVRVLGRSVAISALSRKLRELWNPKGAMYVMDLPRQFFMVRFEKEDEYMAALTGGPWRVFGSYLMVRAWSPEFDPLRDDIATTPVWVRLTNIPVNFYHRSILMGIAKGLGKPVRVDITTLNFERARFARICVEVNLAKLLKGTVLINGERYFVAYEGLSEICSKCGIYGHLVHGCPKTIAERVANMALQTETSVLPTSVPKQIPPQEDGFTQVKGVRRGTQVSRQVGIVIREPGEVTKQSLHETSNIKETANIALSNKYSSLEMTMNVDGAKEDMVTGEGNKENQDINIQNRKGKGFSQVKEGLIFSGKASTSTSSQGAHKEKWAANRKLIEGSRGKPKKVNNRPVRGLVFGPTKGEISLSESGKRLRVENTTTGRAGGVFKNSVENGQTRSKTLLLRDEEVDNPMESTISVAEQKMADTQTNLQGDGGIFSLA; encoded by the coding sequence AtgagcggcgttagggtttcgGCGATTGGCGAAACTAGGGTTTCAGAGTCAGGAGATCGAGATGCGACCATGATGGATGTGGGAGAGAGAGCAAGACCACCAGGGGATCCACCAGACTGCGTGCCCTCGTATGCATCCAAGGTAGCGGGGACGAGTGAGGGAGGGATGCCGGTTCCGGAGAAACTGATCGATGATGACTTTATTACGGAGAGACTTCGAGTGGAGTTCCCTAATGGAGAAGATGGTGAACCGTCTATCACGATTGAGACAGAGGTGCTGGAAGCGATGAATGGGATGTGGAAACAGTGCATGATCGTTAGGGTTCTGGGAAGGAGTGTTGCGATATCTGCCTTGAGTAGGAAGTTACGAGAGTTATGGAATCCGAAGGGAGCAATGTACGTCATGGACTTGCCTCGGCAGTTTTTCATGGTCCGTTTCGAAAAGGAGGATGAATATATGGCAGCGCTGACAGGAGGTCCATGGAGAGTCTTCGGTAGTTATCTCATGGTGAGGGCTTGGTCACCAGAATTTGATCCCTTAAGAGATGACATTGCTACAACGCCGGTCTGGGTTAGACTAACAAATATCCCAGTGAACTTCTATCACCGGTCGATCCTGATGGGGATTGCTAAGGGTTTGGGGAAGCCAGTTCGGGTAGACATAACCACGCTGAACTTTGAGAGAGCAAGATTTGCAAGAATTTGTGTCGAAGTCAACTTAGCAAAGCTATTGAAAGGGACAGTGCTGATTAATGGTGAGAGATACTTTGTAGCGTATGAAGGGCTATCTGAAATATGTTCTAAATGTGGAATATACGGACATCTAGTCCATGGGTGTCCAAAAACTATTGCGGAGAGAGTGGCTAATATGGCATTACAGACGGAGACGTCAGTACTCCCTACATCGGTACCTAAACAAATCCCTCCGCAGGAGGATGGGTTTACTCAAGTAAAGGGAGTGAGAAGAGGAACGCAAGTGTCGAGGCAGGTGGGTATTGTGATACGAGAACCAGGTGAGGTAACTAAGCAGAGCCTTCATGAGACCTCTAATATCAAGGAGACCGCGAATATTGCACTGTCGAACAAGTATAGCAGCCTTGAGATGACTATGAATGTGGATGGAGCAAAGGAGGATATGGTTACTGGTGAAGGGAATAAGGAGAATCAGGACATTAATATTCAGAACAGGAAAGGTAAAGGTTTCTCGCAAGTGAAAGAAGGTTTGATCTTTAGCGGGAAAGCTAGTACTTCAACTAGTTCACAAGGAGCGCATAAGGAGAAGTGGGCCGCTAACAGAAAATTGATTGAGGGTAGTAGAGGAAAGCCCAAGAAAGTGAACAATAGGCCTGTTCGAGGGCTGGTGTTTGGGCCGACAAAGGGAGAAATTAGCCTATCAGAATCTGGAAAGAGACTGAGAGTGGAAAATACTACGACAGGGAGAGCTGGGGGTGTGTTCAAAAATAGCGTGGAGAACGGTCAGACTAGATCTAAAACTCTGCTACTGCGTGATGAAGAGGTGGATAATCCCATGGAGAGTACTATCAGCGTGGCGGAACAAAAAATGGCTGATACACAGACGAACCTGCAGGGAGATGGAGGGATCTTTTCTCTTGCATAA
- the LOC106424450 gene encoding defensin-like protein 295: MASKITFVVLLAFVIACAMTMSVPKAGAQIFLPCKTTKDCEYLHCSNGTPLCVNGQCQCTILSTHAARLDDLKTKKNNAKKCKLTTDCDPRMKFTCVSRSYMCFDGLCTCTN; this comes from the exons ATGGCATCAAAGATCACGTTTGTCGTTCTTCTTGCTTTTGTTATCGCTT GTGCAATGACGATGAGTGTTCCGAAAGCGGGAGCTCAGATTTTTCTTCCATGCAAAACAACAAAAGATTGTGAATACCTTCACTGCTCGAACGGGACACCTCTATGCGTAAATGGGCAATGCCAATGTACCATTTTATCAACTCATGCGGCAAGACTTGACGACTTAAAAACGAAGAAGAATAATGCCAAGAAATGCAAGTTGACGACAGACTGTGATCCTCGTATGAAATTTACTTGTGTTTCGAGATCTTATATGTGTTTTGATGGTCTCTGTACCTGCACCAATTAA